Genomic window (bacterium (Candidatus Blackallbacteria) CG13_big_fil_rev_8_21_14_2_50_49_14):
ATGCGCTGCTCTGGCTTTCTGAAATTGTCGAATCCCGCTTTTATCGACCGGATCTTTGGCGCTATCTTGACCCCGTGGTGACCTGTGAACCTCAACGTGTGCGTTTGGAATGTTTTTCAAGTTGTGCCAGCGTCTATGGGCGCGTTGATTTTGAAGCCGATTTTTTCAATGGCTACGCCCTGCAAACCCGTGGCACCACCCATGTCAATTTCAACCCTGCGTTTATCAAAAGTCTGAGTCAACTGCGGCCTGGGCAAAGAGCTGTGCTGGAAGTTGGCGATCAATTTCTGGCCCTGGCGACAGAAACGGCACGTGAAATCGAGGTCAAAGTCACGCTTTCGGAACGTTGGCTGCGGGGCTTTCTTCAGTCACAGGCACTCTTTCGCCGGGCCACCCTGTGGAAAAGCCTGCCGACCCTGGCAGCCCGCCAATTTTTGCTGCAACTCAAAGCCTCAGACACTGGAGAGCGCTGCCTCTGCCTGCGGGGCGCGCAGCTTCAAAGCCTGCCCATTCGCCCCACAGGTCTGCCCGAAGCTGAGCTTTTGGAGGTATCAGGCCTTCACCGCCTCGGGCTCTTTCGCAAACTTATTCCCCATCTGCAAAGCTTGGACATCTATCAAACCCATGCAAACGGCCCTACCCTTTGGGTCGCTCACCTGCCCCAGGCGCGTTTGACACTTGCGCTTTCCAGTACCGTCAAACACGGGTTCTCTGGCGAAGGGGAAGCCCTGCGCAGTCTCTCTCAAATCGCCCCCCAAGCTGAACTTGACTTTTTAAGAATGCTGGTCGCCGGGCTCGAAAGTTTTACCCTTGAAGAACTCAGCCAACTTGCCGAGATTTCAATTGAACAGAGTACTGCCTGGGTCGATACCCTGGCCAGCGAAGGCCTGCTGGGTTTCGATAACCACGCAGACCGCTACTTCTACCGGGTTTTGCCTTTTGTTCAGGCCCGACAGGGGCGGCTGGAAAACTCCCAGGCTTTATTCAGCCAGGAAAAAGTAAGCCTGGAACAGGTTTTGGCTCTACCGGGAGGACTGACGGCTCAGGGTTGGATTCAAGGCCAATCAGCCGAATACCATGCCGAACTGGCCCTACAAGGCGGTTATCTCAGCCAAGGAAATTGCACCTGTCGCTGGATTCAACGTCACGGCTTGCAGCGGGGCCCTTGCAAACATCTCTTGGCACTGCGCTTTGCTGCAGAAGCTCACCTCGCACAAGTATCCCCCCCCGTAGCAGGAGAACACCATGCACCCCCTCTGGCCTGAATTGCTTGAATATCTGGTTCTAAAATCAGCTCCAGAATGCCGTGATTTTCTCAAAACATGGGGCGAGACAGAGCGTAAAACCTGCTTCAAATTGCACAAAGCCGATTTCAACAGTCTGCGTAAAACCTGTCATTATTCCGAAGACTCCTATTTGCTCATCTCGGGTTCACACGCCTTTGGCTGGAACAGCCAGGCCAAGCCCCGATTTTCTTCTGTCAAAAAAGAAGCCTCTGTTCTGAAAGCCCACGCTGCTGAGCTGAGCGATTATATTCAAGCCGAAAAGATTAACTTTTATGCCGCTGAAGACGCCTATGCCCTGGCCCTCAATCTTGAAACGGTCTGGGCTGCGCTCTGCGATCAGCGATCGGCCTTGGGAATTGCCAAAAATTTACGCAAAGCCCCTGCCATGCCTTATCATCTCTGGGAACAAGAAAAAAATCCATTGCAGTTGAATGGCCCTGAACCCGGTATTTTAGCTGTTAGTCTGGCCTTGAGCGAACGTCCAGAAAGCTGGGCGCTTGAAGCGCTGCAAAAACTTTTTGCCGAATACCAGGAAAACTACCCAGGCATCGGGTTTTACGCCAGTGTTTCCAAACTGATCGCCTTGCATCCTGCTTGGGAGACTGAACTGCGGGATGCCCTGGGAAAATCCCTGTTTATCGAACTTCACCGCTTTCATGACCATCTCAATCAAATTCCCCTGCCCCATCTTCTGATCGGCCTAAGTTGGCGCAATCTCGCCAGTGCTGGCCCCCTGAAAGGACATTCCTTTCCCCCCTACCTGAACACAGAAATTCTGGGTAAGTTTTTAGCCGAAAAACTTCCAGCATCAACAGAAGAGCTCAAACACCTGCGCTCAGACCTTGTCGATCTGATCTTACAAAGACTGCTTGAAAATACCCGCAAAGAAGAAAATCGGGAATGGTTGAAACTTTACGAAGTACTGAAGCTACTTCCTCAAGAAAAACAAGCAAGGCTGGAAACCTGGTTACAGCTGCTGCAAGCCTCAAGTTCCAATGCCATTCAATTGGCCTTGAAAGAATTCAAGAACCCCGAACTCTTCAAACAAGCCCCAGAATACCTGCCTGAATTGCTCATTCCGCAACTCAGTCACCCGGTTCAAAAAATTGCCAAAGAAAGCCTAAACCTGCTCAAGAAATGGCTGAAAGCTTTCCCCGAAAACGAATCTGCGCTCACTCCTTCCTTGCGGCTTCAATTGCTCAGTCCCCACGCTGTGGTACGTCAGGAGCTATTGAAAGAGCTGCAGGAAAAGGCGCTCTCTTCTGAAAGCCGGGCTGAATTGGAAGCGCTCTATGCTTCAGGTTTGGTGGGCCCCCTTGAGGCCGAAGCACTCACCCAGCTTTTGAAAAAAGAACCCCGTGCCACCACGCAAGTAAAAACAGAACACGCCTCGGTAGCCGAACGCCTGGCAGCCTGTTTTCCAGCCAAGCCGTCTCATCAGGGACTGTGGTCAGAGGATCCACTCCTCCCCATCCCCAACAGTCCAGAGGATCTGAGCGCCTGTTTTTTAAAACATTGTCAAACCGTTCCTAACGATACCCAACTTGAATGCATGGCCCAAGCCATCCTGAATCAGCCCCTTCCCCCTGAGCCAGAACGGCTGAAGCGTCAGATGAAACCTGTCTTCGCCGAGCTTGAAAGTTTACTCAAACCCCAACATGAACACAAATTTCAAAATCCACAGCGGGTTTTGCTCGCCCTGCTGCTGCAAGCCTGGCTCGAACCAACGCAAATCTCCAAAATTCCTGAGCAGGTTTGGCAAAGCTTGGATTTATACCAAAGCCCTTTCCGTCTGGAGCTCAGAGAAACCCTCCGGGCCCGCCAGGCAGCTCTGCCTTTTCGCCTTTCACAACCCGAATACCTCACCGGCTGGATCCGTCTGCCAAGCTTTCTACAGCGTCTGGAAAAAATTCCACCCTCCTGCCTGAGCGACACAATGCTCAGCAAAAGCTTGGCCCGTCTTACCCCCGATGGCCATGAAGCACACTGGGAAAAGCTCAAAACACAGATGCCCAAACTGCCTGAATCCTGGCCCCAAATCCTGACCCTGGCCCTTGGGCCAGAAGAAGAAGCTCTGCTTCTGATCAAGCTTTTTCAAAAAAAATGGCTCCACCAGCCACCTGATGATATTTTGCTGGAGCAACAATTTTCCCCCTCCCCACGGCCCAGAAAAGATTCAACAGAAAACCTCGAACTGCGTCGTTTCATGTTGGCTCTTCACGTCCGCCGCAGGGCAGAGCGCCTCAGTCCCGCTCTGCTTACCGAACTCAAAACACTGCCACTGCACCATCTGCGCCTGGATCTGGGCCTGGATTTTTCTGGAAATCTCTTGGAAAGCACTCTCTCCTCAAGTGAGACAGACAACTTACTCGATACCCTCTGGGGTGGTTTGAGTCAAGTATGGTCTCAATTCACAACAAAGGCCTCTGAACATGAGCCTTCAGATACTCCCCTTGAAGATTTGGCTAGCCCCCTGCAGAATCAACTCAAACATCTTATGCAACCCTTTTCAGAATACTCTCATCTGTATCTTTCGCTAAGCAAACTCACATCAGAATTGAGAGCTGAACTGCTTGCGGTTCTCTGGGGGCAACCCCAATGGGAAAAACTTCAAACGCTCAAACTCCCCGGACAAACCCGAAATTTTGAGTTTAGCCATCAGAACTGGCCCCAACTCTGGCCTCTGGCTATCTGTTTAAACCCACATTACCGCAATCTTTGGGAGAGTCTCAATCCAGACATTCACCTCTATCCACGCCTGCGACTCTGCCCGGATATGGCAGAGTCGCTCTTTGAGGTCGCCACTTTAAAATTACGCTGGAAACAGGGAGAGTTTGGGGGTATTTCACAAGAAGCATACAGCCGTTTGCGTCAGGATCTCTGGAAAAACAAGCGCGAAGAGCTCAAATCAAGTGAATTGCCTGATCTCAACGAAGTTATTCTTCCGCTCGATAAACATGATTTTCTGCTCTTATTACTCCAAGCAGGCCATTTACCACGCATCCCGCTGGCTCCGGCCCTAAAATCCCTGGCCTGGCTGCTGAGTCAAAAACATCCCCAGCAGCGCCAACCCGCAATCGATCTAATCTGGGCAGGCTTAGAAGATGGGCGTTTACAGAGCGAAGCCGTCGCACAGGCGATCGCTCAAGGGGGTTGCAGACAAAGCAAAGGATTGAATTATCTCTTAGACGCGCTGCAAATTTTCGAACTCAAAGGAGAAAAGGGACTGCTTCTCAATCTGCGTATCCTGGAATGCTGTTTCGCAAACACTGAAATCCCCACCAAAAATCTCTCTGCCCTGCTCGAACTCGCTTTCAAACTCTTGCCTCTGGCAGGAAACCCCTGCTTGGCAGAAGCCAGTCTGGCAGGCTTAAAACAACTGGCTCAAGCCCCCAAAAAAACAGTCTGTCGGGACAAAGCGCAGGTACTCTTGAAAACCCTCAAAACCCAGACTTAAATCGCGACTCACGGCTTTTGAAGGGGACAGGCGCACGGGTCAAATCAAAGCTCAGCAATTTTTCGGCCTCCTCCAAACAGGCTTCTGCACTTTTTTGAGGAAAACCATGGGTTTCAAGCCAAAGATAACTCTGAAGCAATTGCCCCTCAATCAGATTGACCGCCTGCCCCAATAAACGGGCATCAATCGGAACAGCTCTTAACTCGCGATAGGCCAGTAACTGGGCTTGAATCAAGGTTGGAAAGGCCGCAAACAAAAGATATTGCTGAAAAAAATTAACCCGCTGGGTAAACCATTGGTGGCAGGAAAGCAGCTTTCGGGCCAAATAATTGTGAAGAAAGGTTTTGATCAAGGCATATTCCTGCTCTGCCAACATCGGCAGTTGGCGCTTTCCCTGCAAAACCTCAGTATAAAAGGCATGGATCGACTCGCCCATCACGGTTCGCGGCATATGCACCAAAAACCACTCTAGCGCATAGGCCTGGCGTAAAGGCAAGGCCGAAGAGCTTTGCCCCAGCCACGTCAAGTCTTGCTGGTATAGGTTTTCAATTTCAGCAGGGCTCACGACATAGCTGGTTGTTTCAGGCGAAGCCAGACTTAATAATCGGCGCAAAACAGGGGTGAATCCACGTAAATTCTGCAAAGGAGAACGCTTTTCAGATTCAAAAAGCAGATGGTCCAATAAAAACCCAAGCCAAAGATACAGGCTTTCTCTTGAAAAAGCCAGGCCTGAGGTCACCAGCAAAGGAAACAAAGGCCCCCCAGCGCTTTGAGCTTCTTCGGCAGGAATCAGGCGGTAACTCAGTTCACCTGCGCTGAGCAGATAACTTGGCGCAAGATAACAACTCTGCATCAAGTGGGAAATCTGCAAAGGCCCGCCCACACGTTGCCAGAGATAGGGATAAAGCTGACAGGCCTGGGGTTTGGCTTCTTTGCCAAAATGCTTCTGCGCCAGACAGAGATTGTCCTGATCCAATAAAACACAGCGGGTCGATCCCGCTTGCTTGCGCAAATGGGCCATATGCCCCGAAGGGCTGTCAGGGGCCTGGGCTTCAAAAATATCATGGAAACGGGGATCTTCGTGGGCTTCAAAAACAGGCTTCCAACGTTGTATATAGGCTTCTGAAGCCCCCACAGACCATGGCAGACTGCAACATTGGGCACAGCGGGAACAGGCAAAATCATCCACTTCCTTAAAATGCAGGGCCAAGAGATGATCGGGATGCGCTTCAAGATGACGATTGAGCGCGTAAAAAAAGCTGAAAAAATCAGCGGTCATGCATCAACTGAGAAAACCACCACTCAAAAAACCATCTGTTTCTTGAGCTGACTCTTCCATTTCAAGGGTTCCAAGTGCCGAAAATCCCATAATATCCAATTCTGAAATCACAGCACGCCAATTTTCAGGCAAATGATTATCCAGCAGAGGGCGAATCTGCTCAAACTGGGCTTGAAGCTCACCCAACTGCAGACGGGTAGGCACCACTTGAAAATGGATGCCCAAAAACTCAAACAGCTTTTCCAGGCTGCGCTGGCTGAAGAGTTTCAAAATCCGGTAGTCACTCTGGCTAGGATTAATATTATCAAAACGATTGCCCAAAAGTCGAATCAATGTGGGCATCGAGGCCAGATTATAGCTGAAGAAAACCCATTCTGTGGTGGGACGGGTATATTTTTGTAATAAAAGCAGTTCTTTTTTGGGATCCCGCATGGCTTCCAGCCCCTGGTAGAAAACAACCGCATCAAAGGTTTTCCCCAAAGACTGCAAATAGGCATGATCCAATTGATGCTGAGGCAGTGCTTTCAGGGTCACCTTCCAAGGATAAGGCTGGCGCGGCATCTCGCGAAAAAAAGGCTCGTTGGCATAGGGGTTAATTTCAAGAATTGTTTTCACATGATGGGATAAGCGGGTACGCAAAAATTCATAGAAGGCAAGATAAATCTGCTCATTGAATCGTTTCTGAAAATACTGAGCGCTGAAGGTTTCTGCACTCAAACGACTGAGGCGGTCAAAACGCCTGGCGATCACGGGATCGACAAACAAAGTGGGAAGATAATCCAAGGAATACCAACCACACCATTCCTGCAAAAGAAAATACAGGGCCTGAAGTTTCGCCAGAGAAGCTTCTTCACCTGGCGTTTGAAACAAACGGAACTGAACCTGAATTCGCAGTTGGCGCGTTTCGCGCAGAATCATCGCCAAATGCTCAAGCTCGGGCGCATCGATCGCGACAGGCAGTTTTAGTTCCGTAAAATGCAGTTTTTGTAAACTTTCAAGGGTATCAAGAGAAAGCCCTTCGGGCAAAACTTCTGCTGCAAAACTAAATTTTTCCTGAAATTTTTCATAGCCCAGGGAGGTACGCAAAGCATGCAAAAAATCCCTCTCAAGTGAAAAGGGTTGATTCAAAAAACGGATATGCTGACCGGGAGCCAGACGTGCCAGCTGCTCAGTCAGTTCTTGGGGTGTGTCTGCGGTAACCGTCAGACCTTGCTGGGGGTGAAGGTATTTCAGGCTCATAGGGAGCCATTATACCATACCCGCACGATTGACCATATCGCTCAGACCGTAATCCTCAATGATACTTTTTATTTTTTGAGAATATTTGGGATCTGTCGCGTAAATTCCTTGAATATTGTCGAGAAAACGCAGTGGATTTTTATCTTTGGCGTATTGGTTTACAGCCTTATCATAATAGCCATTGTGAAATAGTTTGCCATGGCTGATCACCGCATCATGAAAATTTGAATAGCGGGCAAAATTATCCCGAATCGTGACATAACGGCCATTATAAAATTCACGGGTTTGAACATTGACGGTTCCCGCACTGCCTGAACCTTTGATGCCAAAAATATTATAGCCCCCAATTGGTGAGCGCGCCCAAGCCGATTCCAGTGCAGCCTGGGCCAGCGTGACCTCAGCGGGTACCCCATATTGTTTTTCAGATTCAATCGCGGCAGGCAAAAGCGCTTCAAAGAACGCTTTTTTATCTTCTTGCCCCAGGGTTTTGAGCTCAGAAGGAGGCATGCTCTTCAATTTTTGCACCGAAGACTGATAGCGAAGTTCGCTTAAACCGACAGCAGGCTTCGCTGGTGCAATAGCCACGGGCGCTTGAACAGCCGGGGCCGATTGCACAGGTTTCTTAAACAAACTCAAAGGATTGAGCAAACCCGCCGACGCAGAGGGGGAACTGACCTGAACCTGATCCTGAATTCCCAGCAACGAAGAAACACGGGAAAAACGCCCGGTATCAGGGGCAGAGACAGCAGAAGGCATTGCCGGTAAAGTGGGCAAAACCGGCCTCAATGCCGAGGGGGGTAGAAGCGTAAAGCTGACGGGTTGATTCATATACTTTCTATCGCCTATCTTAGTCCCGATATGACGTAAAAATCAAATTAAACTTTAGTTAATTTCATACGCCCTCTTCAGCGCTTTGAATTAAAAATTGTTAAAACAGGCTTTGAACCCAGATCCACACTTCAGTTCTGACAGTTTTAAGGCATAATAGTATTAAGAGGAAAAATCACTGTGGGCCAAATTCGAATTACAGCACAACAACCCCGGATGACCCTGCGCATCCAGGAGGGTGAATCACGGGTTGTCTCACCCCAAACAGACGAAACCAAGCCCAGCCCTCGTCCAGCAAAAGCTGAAGTCCCTGAGCTTCTCAACCCAAATGAAGCCCCCCCCAGCCCAGATCCCTCCCATTATCTTGAGCGTCTCAGTCCGCCTACCACCCGTCAAACCTTGGGCTCTGATTCTCTCCAATTGGAAGTGGGCTACCAATCGAAAGGGACGGAATTATTGACCCGCGCTCAGGATCCGGGCCTGGTTGAAAACCTCAAAGCCTTGAATGGCCCCAATCAAGGAACAGGCGCTGAATTCTTACAGGATAAAACCCTGATGACGGGTACCGTAATCCGTCCAGACGAAGCCGTTTCTGTCAGGGTCGGTATCGCCTCATCTGTCGATACCAGTCAATTCCAAAATGATCGGGAACATTGGCTAAAGCAGCTTCCCGCTGCAGCGCGAGCCGGTGTCTACGCCGGAGTCGGCGTGCAGACAGGCCCTGTCGCCTCCAATATTATTGTCGATACAGCCCTGGGGCAGCCCCGAATTGGCGCAGGCATGGCCGTCAATATTGCAACAGGTGCCACCGTTGGCGTCAGCTACCTGAATCAACCCAATCCACTCTCTGGTCAATCAGAAAACACCCTGCGTCTGGGAGCTGAAGTCTTCAGCCAGCAAGACACCGTGATTGGCGCAAATTTAACCCAACCCCTGCAGCGTGACAGCGCAGATGCCACGCAGACGGCCTTTGGCCTCTACCTGAATACCCGTTTCCACTGATCGTGAATAATTCCCGCATTCCCCGCAGCCGCCGCAAGCGTCCGACAGGTCCCTTGTATTATTCACTGAAGCCTGGCGCAGGCCTTCCCTCCCTGGTAGACACCCGCCAAATGGAATTTCGGCATCTTTCCATGCGGGGGCAACTAATTTTACATCCCGATCTTCAATCCCGATATATGTCTCACGCCCACCCCATCATGATTTATCTGCCCCCCAGTTATGCTCAATCGCCCCGCCGTCACTATCCCGTACTCTATGCCCACGACGGCAATAATCTCTTTGATCCAGCCACAGGGTTTATGGGACGGGAATGGCGTTTGGATGAAGCCTTGGAACGCCTCTTTGAAACTCAAAAAATTCCTGAAATGATCGTGGTCGGCATTTACAACAGCCCCGACCGCCTGGAAGAGTATACCTGGCACGCCTCTCTCTTTAATGGTTATCCTTGCGGCGGCAAAGGGGCAAGCTATGCCCGTTTTGTGGTGGAAGAACTCAAACCCTGGGTCAACCAACATTACCGAACCTTGCCTCAAGCCAGTTATACCGGCCAAATAGGCTCTTCTCTGGGTGCGATTATCAGCTTTTATATCGCACGTGCCTACCCTGATCAGTTCTCGCGGCTGGCCCTGATGTCACCGACTGTCTATTGGGCCAATCACCAAATCCTGCGGGATACTGCCAGTTTTCCCACCCATTTTCGTGTCTGGGTAGATATTGGCACTGAAGAGGGACAAGATCCCCACACAGAAGAAACCGTTGAAAGCACCCAAGCGTTCGTACATGCGCTTGAAGCCCAGGGGTATACACGCTTTCAAAATTTAGGTTATTACGTAGATTGGTTCGCGGGCCATGATGAAATGGCCTGGGCTCAGCGGGTACACAAACCCTTACAATTTTTATATGGAGAGCTTGTTTGAATGTCTTTGGCAATCGCGACCTTTCCAGTGGGGCTCTTGCAATGCAACTGCAGCATTGTCAGCGACCCAGAAACACGCGAAGCCTTGA
Coding sequences:
- a CDS encoding esterase; amino-acid sequence: MNNSRIPRSRRKRPTGPLYYSLKPGAGLPSLVDTRQMEFRHLSMRGQLILHPDLQSRYMSHAHPIMIYLPPSYAQSPRRHYPVLYAHDGNNLFDPATGFMGREWRLDEALERLFETQKIPEMIVVGIYNSPDRLEEYTWHASLFNGYPCGGKGASYARFVVEELKPWVNQHYRTLPQASYTGQIGSSLGAIISFYIARAYPDQFSRLALMSPTVYWANHQILRDTASFPTHFRVWVDIGTEEGQDPHTEETVESTQAFVHALEAQGYTRFQNLGYYVDWFAGHDEMAWAQRVHKPLQFLYGELV